Proteins found in one Collinsella aerofaciens genomic segment:
- a CDS encoding aminotransferase class I/II-fold pyridoxal phosphate-dependent enzyme, with amino-acid sequence MRLPMNTSLATLKPSGIRRINALAAQHPGCIALALGEPDFPTPDVISAEVTAALDRGDTHYPPNNGRPALREALSAYMGDAGLSFSADEVILTDGATEALSATFMAMLNPGDEVIIPTPAFGLYESIVVANHAKAVFLDTEPAQFQIDEDALRACVTPATKAIVICTPNNPTGCILNAASLDAVAHVAEQAGIYVICDDVYNRLVYVDDYERFAQRHPELREQTVVIESFSKPWAMTGWRLGWLAAAAPVIAEIAKAHQYLVSSAVSFEMDAAARALTVDPAPMLEVYRARRERVLEALNAMGLDVVEPAGAFYTFPSIKKFGLTSEDFCIKAIKEANVALVPGNCFGTEGHIRLSYCVSDKDLDEGLRRLSTFISTL; translated from the coding sequence ATGCGCCTGCCCATGAATACTTCGCTTGCCACGCTCAAGCCCTCCGGCATCCGTCGGATTAACGCGCTCGCTGCCCAGCACCCAGGGTGCATCGCGCTTGCGCTCGGCGAGCCCGATTTTCCCACGCCCGACGTGATTAGCGCCGAGGTGACCGCCGCGCTGGACCGCGGTGACACGCATTATCCGCCCAACAACGGTCGCCCTGCCCTGCGCGAGGCGCTGTCCGCATATATGGGCGACGCGGGCCTTTCGTTTTCTGCTGACGAGGTCATCCTGACCGATGGTGCGACTGAGGCCCTGTCGGCTACGTTTATGGCTATGCTCAATCCAGGCGACGAGGTCATCATCCCCACGCCGGCCTTTGGCCTGTACGAGAGCATCGTCGTGGCCAATCACGCCAAGGCGGTCTTTTTGGATACGGAGCCTGCGCAATTTCAGATCGACGAGGACGCACTTCGTGCTTGCGTGACGCCGGCGACTAAGGCCATCGTCATCTGCACGCCCAACAATCCTACAGGCTGCATCCTCAACGCGGCATCGCTCGACGCCGTGGCACACGTGGCAGAGCAGGCGGGCATCTACGTGATCTGCGACGACGTATACAACCGCCTGGTCTACGTGGACGACTACGAGCGCTTTGCCCAGCGCCACCCGGAGCTGCGTGAGCAGACGGTAGTCATCGAGAGCTTCTCCAAGCCCTGGGCCATGACCGGCTGGCGCCTGGGCTGGCTCGCGGCAGCGGCACCCGTCATCGCCGAGATCGCAAAGGCCCACCAATACTTAGTATCGAGCGCCGTTTCATTTGAGATGGACGCCGCAGCTCGAGCTCTGACCGTCGACCCCGCTCCCATGCTCGAAGTCTACCGAGCCCGCCGCGAGCGCGTACTCGAAGCCTTAAACGCCATGGGCCTCGACGTAGTAGAGCCCGCAGGAGCCTTCTACACTTTCCCGAGCATCAAAAAGTTCGGCCTAACCAGCGAAGACTTCTGCATCAAAGCCATCAAAGAGGCAAACGTAGCCCTAGTTCCCGGAAACTGCTTCGGAACCGAAGGCCATATCCGCCTCAGCTACTGCGTTTCCGACAAAGACCTGGACGAAGGCCTCCGCCGCCTGTCCACCTTCATTTCAACCTTGTAG
- a CDS encoding DNA-deoxyinosine glycosylase has product MAATDEGYQHIEHGFEPVFDERSRVLVLGSFPSVLSRANAFYYGNPQNRFWRVIAACLGVSVPPNEGDLLAGSEPATLDASIAAKRSMLLNGGVALWDVIGSCDIKGSSDASIRNVVPAHIERIAGNAPIEQVVCNGGTAGRLYKRYLQERTGLPAVVLPSTSPANAAWRLERLVGRWREAVDWGAR; this is encoded by the coding sequence GTGGCCGCGACGGACGAGGGCTATCAACATATTGAGCATGGGTTTGAGCCCGTGTTTGACGAGCGCTCGCGCGTTTTGGTGCTGGGGTCGTTTCCCTCGGTGCTCTCGCGCGCCAATGCCTTCTACTATGGCAATCCGCAGAACCGCTTTTGGCGCGTGATAGCCGCATGCCTCGGTGTGTCCGTGCCGCCCAACGAGGGCGACCTTTTGGCAGGCAGTGAGCCTGCGACGCTCGATGCCTCGATTGCCGCCAAGCGCTCCATGCTGCTTAACGGCGGCGTGGCCCTGTGGGACGTGATCGGGAGCTGCGACATCAAGGGCTCGAGTGACGCGAGCATTCGCAACGTTGTGCCGGCACATATCGAGCGCATTGCGGGCAATGCGCCTATTGAGCAGGTGGTATGCAACGGAGGTACGGCGGGGCGCCTCTATAAGCGCTATCTACAGGAGCGGACAGGCCTGCCCGCTGTCGTATTGCCGTCAACTAGTCCCGCTAACGCGGCGTGGCGCCTAGAGCGTCTTGTTGGGCGCTGGCGCGAGGCCGTTGACTGGGGCGCTCGCTAA
- a CDS encoding alpha-amylase family glycosyl hydrolase produces the protein MWAYETTFYQIYPLGFCGAPHENAAPVAEDELAQAVNVAPNPDAPIMKIAKWADYLQELGVGAVLINPPLESDSHGYDTRSLRHIDRRLGGDTDFAAVCDTLHAHGIRVVLDAVFNHVGRGFWAFRDVQERKWDSPYKDWFHISFDGDSCYGDGFWYEGWEGHFELVKLNLQNPAVVDYLLESVRRWAEVFGVDGLRLDVAYMLDRDFMRRLHAFTRELKPDFVLIGETLHGDYNQIVSDEMLDSCTNYECYKGLYSSFNSVNMFEIAHSLHRQFGGDPWCIYRGKHLLSFVDNHDVPRLASILTDKSCLRPAYGMLFGMPGIPCVYYGSEWGIAGEKGGPDGDWALRPALDKPAPNELTTFIKQLAHLRSTDDAAARALNYGAYRNVVIQNKQLLFERACDDATVLVAVNAVNEPYTFTAGELNGSFVDLLADDVPTVELPGSLELAPYEVRYLLRV, from the coding sequence ATGTGGGCATACGAGACGACGTTCTATCAGATCTATCCGCTGGGCTTCTGTGGAGCTCCGCACGAAAACGCCGCACCCGTTGCCGAGGACGAGCTTGCCCAGGCCGTCAACGTTGCTCCTAACCCCGATGCTCCCATTATGAAAATCGCCAAGTGGGCCGACTACCTGCAGGAACTCGGCGTTGGCGCTGTGCTGATCAACCCGCCGCTCGAGTCCGATAGCCACGGCTACGATACACGCAGCCTGCGTCATATCGACCGCCGCCTGGGTGGGGATACCGACTTTGCCGCCGTATGCGACACGCTGCATGCCCATGGCATCCGCGTGGTGCTCGATGCCGTCTTCAACCACGTCGGCCGCGGTTTTTGGGCCTTCCGCGATGTGCAGGAGCGCAAGTGGGACTCACCGTACAAGGACTGGTTCCACATTAGCTTTGACGGCGACTCCTGCTACGGCGACGGCTTTTGGTACGAGGGCTGGGAGGGCCATTTCGAGCTTGTGAAGCTCAACCTGCAAAATCCCGCCGTGGTCGATTACCTGCTTGAGTCCGTGCGTCGCTGGGCCGAGGTCTTTGGCGTCGACGGCCTGCGCTTGGACGTTGCCTATATGCTCGACCGCGACTTCATGCGCCGCCTGCACGCCTTTACCCGTGAGCTCAAGCCCGACTTTGTGCTGATCGGCGAGACGCTCCACGGCGACTACAACCAGATCGTCAGCGACGAAATGCTCGACTCCTGCACCAACTACGAGTGCTACAAGGGCCTGTACTCCAGCTTTAATTCGGTCAACATGTTCGAGATCGCGCACTCGCTGCACCGTCAGTTTGGCGGTGACCCGTGGTGCATCTACCGCGGCAAACACCTGCTGTCGTTTGTCGACAACCACGACGTGCCGCGCCTAGCAAGCATCCTCACCGACAAGTCGTGCCTGCGTCCCGCCTATGGCATGCTGTTTGGCATGCCGGGCATCCCGTGCGTCTACTACGGCAGCGAGTGGGGGATTGCCGGCGAAAAGGGCGGTCCCGATGGCGACTGGGCGCTGCGGCCTGCGCTCGATAAGCCTGCGCCCAACGAGCTGACGACCTTCATCAAGCAGCTCGCGCACCTGCGCTCGACCGACGACGCGGCGGCCCGTGCTCTCAACTACGGCGCGTACCGCAACGTGGTGATACAGAACAAGCAGCTGCTGTTCGAGCGCGCCTGCGATGACGCGACGGTACTCGTGGCGGTCAATGCCGTGAACGAGCCCTATACCTTCACCGCCGGCGAGCTCAACGGTTCCTTCGTCGACCTGCTTGCCGACGACGTGCCCACGGTCGAGCTGCCGGGCTCCCTTGAACTTGCGCCCTATGAGGTGCGTTATCTGCTGAGGGTCTAG
- a CDS encoding MFS transporter yields MTQARQDGITLRQWLPLVGLTCCAFVFNTSEFMPIGLLTDIAASFSLTEAQAGIMISVYAWGVMLLSLPLMVFASRFEFKRMLLGVLAVFSLGQFLSAVAPTYPILVCARLVVACAHAVFWSVASIMASRLVDTRHGALAISMIATGSSIAQIFGLPLGRAIGLAVGWRMTFAVVGGLSAIAVVYQAAVFPAMPAGERFTVKQLPELLKNPLLIALYAVTVFMATGYYASYSYIEPFLAQVAHVDAGAITMTLTAFGCSGLVGSWLFSRLFDGHRFPFLAITLSGVPVALLLMGPAASSLVTVLAVCALWGCCATAFNVAFQAELIKHTPADSSAVAMSIFSGLFNLGIGTGTAIGGAVVSGPGIAWIGFVGGAIAVVGVILAITVLFPAIRRAKPVA; encoded by the coding sequence ATGACTCAGGCAAGGCAAGACGGCATCACGCTCAGGCAGTGGCTCCCACTCGTCGGGCTCACCTGCTGTGCGTTCGTGTTCAACACGTCGGAGTTTATGCCCATCGGCCTTTTGACTGATATCGCCGCGTCGTTCTCGCTCACCGAGGCCCAGGCGGGCATCATGATCTCGGTCTATGCCTGGGGCGTCATGCTGCTGTCGTTGCCGCTCATGGTGTTCGCTTCGCGTTTCGAGTTTAAGCGGATGCTGCTGGGCGTGCTTGCCGTGTTCTCGCTCGGTCAGTTCCTGTCCGCTGTGGCGCCGACCTATCCCATCCTGGTCTGCGCGCGCCTGGTGGTCGCTTGCGCACATGCCGTGTTCTGGTCAGTCGCCTCGATTATGGCCTCGCGCCTGGTCGACACTCGCCACGGCGCGCTCGCCATCAGCATGATCGCCACGGGCTCGTCCATCGCGCAGATCTTTGGCCTGCCTCTCGGTCGCGCCATTGGCTTGGCCGTGGGCTGGCGCATGACGTTTGCCGTGGTCGGGGGCCTCTCAGCCATCGCGGTCGTCTACCAGGCAGCGGTGTTCCCGGCCATGCCGGCGGGTGAGCGCTTTACCGTCAAACAGCTGCCCGAGCTGCTCAAGAACCCGCTCCTCATCGCGCTCTACGCAGTCACGGTCTTCATGGCGACCGGCTATTACGCAAGCTACAGCTATATCGAGCCCTTCCTGGCGCAGGTCGCGCACGTCGATGCGGGCGCCATCACCATGACGCTGACGGCGTTTGGCTGTTCCGGCTTGGTGGGCAGCTGGCTGTTCAGCCGCCTGTTCGACGGGCACCGTTTTCCGTTCCTTGCTATCACGCTCTCCGGCGTGCCGGTGGCCCTGCTGCTCATGGGGCCGGCCGCATCGTCGCTCGTGACAGTGCTTGCCGTCTGCGCACTGTGGGGTTGCTGCGCCACGGCCTTTAACGTGGCGTTTCAGGCCGAGCTCATCAAGCACACGCCGGCAGATTCGTCGGCCGTCGCCATGTCGATCTTCTCGGGCCTGTTCAACCTCGGTATCGGCACGGGTACCGCGATCGGCGGAGCCGTGGTTTCGGGTCCCGGTATCGCCTGGATCGGCTTTGTGGGCGGGGCGATTGCCGTCGTGGGCGTCATCCTCGCCATCACCGTGCTGTTTCCGGCCATCCGCCGCGCCAAGCCCGTCGCCTAA
- the feoB gene encoding ferrous iron transport protein B: protein MKLDTLEIGKDAVVASVASDDQALRQHILDMGLTPGTEVTMMKYAPMGDPLEIRLRGYELTLRKDDAARIELVDVHDTDTGPRANAAIGTTEHPALGEGMYSPRAAKTAVPEGAPLHFALAGNQNCGKTTLFNQLTGSNQHVGNFPGVTVDRKDGTIRNHPEASVTDLPGIYSLSPYTGEEIVSRQFILDENPDAIIDIIDATNIERNLYLTLQLMELDRPMVIALNMMDEVTANGGAVDVNLLESLLGVPVVPISAARNEGIGELVDHALHVARFRERPGRLDFCAPDGSDGGALHRCIHGIANLIEDHAVTAHIPVRFAATKLVEGDELVTEALHLDRNELDAIEHIITQMEGEAGTDRLSALADMRFSFIGDVCGRCVVKPHESREHVRSVKIDRILTGRYTAIPAFLVIMGLVFWLTFGVIGAALQGLMEDGIAAIIASADAGLKAFGTNDVVRSLAVDGVLTGVGSVLTFLPIIVVLFLFLSILEDSGYMARVAFVMDKVLRRFGLSGRSFVPMLVGFGCTVPAIMSTRTLPSEHDRKMTVMLTPFMSCSAKLPVYGLLCGAFFPQATVPAMVSLYLIGIAVGCIAALVLNRTAFKGDPVPFIMELPNYRLPSVKTTVMLAWDKAKDFITKAFTIIFAATVVIWFLQTFDIRFNVVADQSQSLLAGLGSIIAPALTPLGFGDWRASTALVTGLIAKESVISTLTVLLGATSPAALSTMFSPFTAYVFLVFTLLYPPCVAAIGAVKSELGARYAVAVFAFQVTVAWIVAFVVHSAGILLGLA from the coding sequence GTGAAGCTCGATACGCTCGAGATTGGAAAGGACGCCGTTGTCGCATCGGTGGCATCGGACGACCAGGCACTCCGACAGCATATTTTGGACATGGGCCTAACGCCGGGCACCGAAGTCACCATGATGAAGTACGCCCCCATGGGCGACCCGCTCGAGATTCGCCTGCGTGGCTACGAGTTGACGCTGCGCAAGGATGATGCCGCACGCATTGAGCTCGTGGATGTGCACGACACCGATACCGGTCCGCGCGCCAACGCCGCAATCGGAACGACGGAGCATCCGGCACTCGGCGAGGGGATGTATTCGCCCCGTGCGGCAAAAACGGCCGTGCCCGAGGGCGCACCGCTGCATTTTGCCCTCGCCGGCAACCAAAACTGCGGTAAGACCACGCTGTTCAACCAGCTTACGGGCTCCAACCAGCACGTCGGTAACTTTCCTGGCGTGACGGTCGACCGCAAGGACGGCACCATCCGTAACCATCCCGAGGCAAGCGTTACCGATCTGCCCGGCATTTACTCCCTGTCGCCGTACACGGGCGAAGAGATCGTCAGCCGCCAATTCATCTTGGACGAAAACCCCGATGCCATCATCGACATCATCGACGCCACCAACATCGAACGTAACCTGTACCTGACGCTGCAGCTTATGGAGCTCGACCGCCCCATGGTCATCGCGCTCAACATGATGGACGAGGTGACGGCCAACGGCGGCGCCGTGGACGTCAATCTGCTCGAGAGCCTGTTGGGCGTGCCTGTTGTTCCCATTAGCGCTGCCCGCAACGAGGGTATCGGCGAGCTGGTGGATCATGCCTTGCACGTGGCGCGGTTCCGCGAGCGCCCCGGTCGCCTGGACTTCTGTGCGCCCGATGGATCGGACGGCGGCGCACTGCATCGCTGCATCCACGGCATTGCCAACCTGATCGAGGACCATGCCGTGACGGCGCACATCCCGGTGCGCTTTGCGGCGACCAAGCTGGTTGAGGGCGACGAGCTGGTGACCGAGGCGCTTCACCTGGATCGCAACGAGCTCGACGCTATCGAGCACATCATTACCCAGATGGAGGGCGAGGCCGGCACCGACCGCCTGTCCGCGCTGGCCGATATGCGCTTTAGCTTTATCGGCGACGTGTGCGGGCGCTGCGTCGTCAAACCGCACGAAAGCCGCGAGCACGTGCGCTCCGTCAAGATCGACCGCATCCTGACGGGTCGCTACACGGCCATTCCGGCGTTCCTGGTGATCATGGGCCTCGTCTTTTGGCTGACGTTTGGCGTGATCGGCGCGGCGTTGCAGGGACTCATGGAGGACGGTATCGCTGCTATCATCGCCTCGGCCGATGCGGGCCTCAAGGCGTTCGGCACCAACGACGTGGTGCGCTCGCTGGCTGTCGACGGCGTGCTTACGGGCGTGGGCAGTGTGCTGACCTTCCTGCCGATTATCGTCGTGCTCTTCTTGTTCCTCTCCATTCTGGAAGACTCGGGCTACATGGCGCGCGTCGCCTTTGTCATGGATAAGGTGCTGCGTCGTTTTGGCCTGTCGGGCCGCAGCTTTGTACCCATGCTCGTCGGGTTTGGCTGCACCGTGCCGGCTATCATGTCGACCCGTACGCTCCCATCCGAGCACGACCGCAAGATGACGGTCATGCTCACGCCGTTCATGAGCTGCTCGGCCAAGTTGCCGGTCTATGGTCTGCTGTGCGGGGCGTTTTTCCCACAGGCGACGGTTCCCGCCATGGTCTCGCTCTATCTGATCGGCATTGCGGTTGGCTGTATCGCGGCTTTGGTACTCAACCGCACGGCATTTAAGGGCGACCCGGTGCCGTTTATCATGGAGCTGCCCAATTACCGCCTGCCGAGCGTCAAGACGACGGTGATGCTGGCATGGGATAAGGCCAAAGACTTTATTACCAAGGCCTTTACCATTATCTTTGCCGCTACCGTGGTCATCTGGTTCCTTCAGACGTTCGACATCCGCTTTAATGTGGTCGCCGATCAGTCGCAGAGTCTGCTTGCGGGTCTCGGCAGCATCATTGCGCCGGCGCTGACGCCGCTTGGGTTTGGCGACTGGCGTGCATCCACGGCGCTCGTCACCGGACTTATCGCCAAGGAGAGTGTCATCTCGACCCTCACGGTGCTTTTGGGCGCGACCTCGCCCGCGGCACTGTCGACCATGTTTTCGCCGTTCACTGCCTATGTGTTCCTGGTCTTTACGCTGCTGTACCCGCCCTGTGTGGCAGCCATCGGCGCCGTCAAGAGCGAGCTGGGCGCGCGCTACGCCGTTGCCGTGTTCGCGTTTCAAGTGACGGTCGCCTGGATCGTGGCGTTTGTCGTGCATTCGGCGGGCATATTGCTGGGGCTGGCTTAG
- a CDS encoding alpha/beta hydrolase has translation MIVENHALWGEEPTEDYPATFTYLGAEPLPDKPNGRRPAVIICGGGAFTHIAPHEQDPVAFAFLDHGYQAFVLNYVTSSTGDVSFPHPQADLAKMVATVRANADEWHVDPKRVCVVGFSAGGMICASLATQWKTGPFAALAGARPDDIRPDAVVLGYPLLDFAYVRDMQTRDPRIDLRVPKTGGKTGRDLLNDYLSMVTGGEATDEHLADICPTTHVSRQMPPTFVWGVSDDKTAPIAQVYPFAQRMAEEGVACEMHVFDQGGHGLSLGNANTAVDNEDKQVAVRPWIRLAFRFLERHL, from the coding sequence ATGATTGTCGAGAACCATGCGCTGTGGGGCGAGGAGCCGACCGAGGATTATCCGGCGACGTTTACGTATTTGGGTGCCGAGCCGTTGCCCGATAAACCGAATGGCCGCCGCCCCGCGGTGATTATCTGTGGCGGAGGTGCGTTTACGCATATCGCTCCGCATGAGCAGGATCCTGTGGCGTTTGCGTTTTTGGATCACGGTTACCAGGCCTTTGTGCTCAACTATGTCACGAGTTCTACGGGTGACGTGAGCTTTCCGCACCCCCAGGCAGATCTTGCCAAGATGGTCGCCACGGTGCGCGCCAACGCCGACGAGTGGCATGTCGATCCTAAGCGCGTGTGCGTCGTGGGCTTTTCTGCTGGCGGCATGATTTGCGCCTCGCTGGCAACACAGTGGAAGACCGGCCCCTTTGCGGCACTTGCCGGGGCGCGTCCGGACGACATTCGTCCCGATGCCGTGGTGCTGGGCTATCCATTGCTCGACTTTGCCTATGTGCGCGACATGCAGACGCGCGATCCGCGCATTGACTTGCGTGTGCCCAAGACGGGCGGCAAGACGGGGCGCGATTTGCTCAACGACTACCTGTCGATGGTGACGGGCGGCGAGGCAACTGACGAGCATCTGGCCGACATCTGCCCCACCACGCATGTTTCGCGTCAGATGCCACCGACCTTTGTGTGGGGCGTGTCCGACGACAAGACGGCGCCGATCGCGCAGGTCTACCCGTTTGCGCAGCGCATGGCCGAGGAGGGCGTTGCATGCGAGATGCACGTCTTCGACCAGGGTGGTCACGGCCTTTCGCTCGGCAACGCCAACACCGCGGTCGACAACGAGGACAAGCAGGTGGCGGTCCGTCCCTGGATCCGCCTGGCCTTCCGCTTCCTCGAGCGCCATCTGTAA
- a CDS encoding PTS glucose transporter subunit IIA yields the protein MGLLDSLKSTFTSTGEASVPPAASFATREGVIYAPVNGVLVNLNEVPDETIASGMLGQGYGIEPITGTIYAPANGRIGATTVTNHSIGMITEDGLRVFIHVGLGTVEMNGKGFARFVEMGDVVKAGQPLISFDREAIKAAGHEDIVTVIVSELDRLKSIDHVGESGTLIGGNPLVKLGDPLLVAKTK from the coding sequence ATGGGTCTGCTCGATTCGCTTAAGTCCACCTTCACCTCGACCGGCGAGGCGTCCGTTCCGCCCGCAGCAAGCTTCGCTACCCGCGAAGGCGTCATCTATGCCCCCGTCAACGGCGTGCTCGTCAACCTGAACGAGGTTCCCGACGAGACGATCGCCTCGGGCATGCTTGGCCAGGGCTATGGCATCGAGCCCATTACCGGCACCATCTATGCGCCCGCCAACGGCCGCATCGGTGCCACCACTGTCACCAACCACTCCATCGGCATGATCACCGAGGACGGCCTGCGCGTGTTCATCCATGTTGGCCTGGGCACCGTGGAAATGAACGGCAAGGGTTTTGCCCGCTTTGTCGAGATGGGTGATGTGGTCAAGGCAGGCCAGCCGCTCATCAGCTTCGACCGCGAGGCCATTAAGGCCGCTGGTCACGAGGACATCGTGACCGTCATCGTCTCCGAGCTCGATCGTCTTAAGAGCATCGACCATGTCGGCGAGTCTGGAACGCTTATCGGCGGCAACCCGCTCGTCAAGCTGGGCGACCCGCTGCTGGTTGCCAAGACCAAGTAG
- the asnS gene encoding asparagine--tRNA ligase, with translation MNRTKIAQLYADAESLGGQTVTVAGWVKSVRDMKNFGFVTLNDGSCFRDLQVVMNREALDNYDEIAHQNVSAALICTGTVKLTPDAPQPFELSATSIEVEGTSAPDYPLQKKRATVEFLRTQQHLRPRTNLFRAVFRIRSVAAAAIHRFFQEQGFVYVNTPIITTSDCEGAGEMFRVTTLDPKNPPLTESGEVDWSQDFFGKHASLTVSGQLNAENFAMAFGDVYTFGPTFRAENSNTTRHAAEFWMIEPEMAFADLNDYMDNAEAMLKYVLKDVMATCPDELNMLNKFVDKGLLERLDHVANSDFARVTYTEAVEILEQAVADGHKFDYPVSWGIDLQTEHERFLTEEHFKRPTFVTDYPAEIKAFYMRMNEDGKTVAAADCLVPGIGEIIGGSQREERLDLLEARIKDLGMNPEQYKYYLDLRRYGSCKHAGYGLGFERLVMYLTGVGNIRDVLPHPRTVGNADF, from the coding sequence GTGAACCGCACCAAAATCGCGCAGCTCTATGCCGATGCCGAGTCGCTCGGCGGCCAAACCGTCACCGTCGCCGGCTGGGTCAAGTCCGTCCGCGACATGAAGAACTTTGGCTTTGTTACGCTCAACGACGGCAGCTGCTTCCGCGACCTGCAGGTCGTCATGAACCGCGAGGCACTCGACAACTACGACGAGATCGCCCATCAAAACGTCTCGGCCGCACTCATTTGCACCGGCACCGTCAAGCTGACCCCCGATGCGCCCCAGCCTTTCGAGCTTTCTGCCACTTCCATCGAGGTCGAGGGCACGAGCGCCCCGGATTACCCGCTGCAGAAGAAGCGCGCAACCGTCGAGTTCCTGCGCACCCAGCAGCACCTGCGCCCGCGCACCAACCTGTTCCGCGCCGTGTTCCGCATTCGCTCTGTCGCGGCTGCCGCCATCCACCGCTTCTTCCAGGAGCAGGGCTTTGTCTACGTCAACACCCCCATCATCACCACGAGTGACTGCGAGGGCGCCGGCGAGATGTTCCGCGTGACCACGCTCGACCCCAAAAATCCGCCCCTCACCGAGTCCGGCGAGGTCGACTGGAGCCAGGACTTCTTTGGCAAGCATGCAAGCCTCACCGTGTCCGGCCAGCTCAATGCCGAGAACTTTGCCATGGCCTTTGGTGACGTGTACACCTTTGGCCCCACCTTCCGTGCCGAGAACTCCAACACCACGCGCCACGCCGCCGAGTTTTGGATGATCGAGCCCGAGATGGCCTTTGCCGACCTTAACGACTACATGGACAACGCCGAGGCCATGCTCAAGTACGTCCTTAAGGACGTTATGGCCACCTGCCCCGACGAGCTCAATATGCTCAACAAGTTTGTGGACAAGGGTCTGCTCGAGCGCCTGGACCATGTCGCCAACTCCGACTTTGCCCGCGTTACCTACACCGAGGCCGTCGAGATCCTGGAGCAGGCAGTCGCCGACGGCCACAAGTTCGACTACCCCGTGAGCTGGGGCATCGACCTGCAAACCGAGCACGAACGCTTCCTGACCGAGGAGCACTTTAAGCGCCCGACCTTCGTGACCGACTACCCGGCTGAGATCAAGGCATTCTACATGCGCATGAACGAGGACGGCAAGACCGTCGCCGCCGCCGACTGCCTGGTTCCCGGTATCGGCGAGATTATCGGCGGCTCCCAGCGCGAGGAGCGCCTGGATCTGCTCGAGGCCCGCATCAAGGACCTGGGCATGAATCCCGAGCAGTACAAGTACTACCTTGACCTGCGCCGCTACGGTTCCTGCAAGCACGCCGGCTACGGTCTGGGCTTCGAGCGCTTGGTCATGTATCTGACCGGCGTGGGCAACATCCGCGACGTCCTGCCGCACCCGCGCACCGTGGGCAACGCCGACTTCTAA
- a CDS encoding ABC transporter substrate-binding protein produces the protein MKDITISRRSLLVSAGLLALAPLAGCGGNSGSGSAAAGSDYTIGVLQLTEHSALDAANDGFVKAIKESGLKVKIDQKNAQNDQSTCKSIADKFVGDNVNLIYAIATPAAQAAAGATADIPIVGCAITDYAASGLVQDNDKPGTNVTGASDLTPVAEQLEMMQKVLPDVKKVGLLYCTAESNSDVQIKAAKKELDKLGLEYTDFTVSSSNEIQSVVESAVGKVDALYSPTDNTIAAGASQVGQICKENKLPFVTGEEGMCMAGGLFTLSINYEDLGYAAGEMAVKILKGKAKPEDMPIKHLSSKDLVVVKNDEMAEALGIDLSALDA, from the coding sequence ATGAAGGACATCACCATCAGTCGCAGGAGCCTTCTGGTCTCCGCCGGCCTGCTCGCGCTCGCCCCGCTCGCCGGATGCGGCGGCAACTCTGGTTCCGGCTCTGCTGCCGCCGGTTCCGACTACACCATCGGCGTTCTGCAGCTCACCGAGCATTCCGCACTCGATGCCGCCAACGACGGCTTTGTCAAGGCCATCAAGGAGAGCGGCCTTAAGGTCAAGATCGACCAGAAGAACGCCCAGAACGACCAGTCCACGTGTAAGTCCATTGCCGACAAGTTTGTGGGCGACAACGTCAACCTGATTTATGCCATCGCCACGCCCGCCGCGCAGGCTGCCGCCGGCGCCACGGCCGATATCCCCATCGTGGGCTGCGCCATCACCGACTACGCCGCCTCCGGCCTGGTCCAGGACAACGACAAGCCCGGCACCAACGTCACGGGCGCTTCCGACCTCACCCCGGTCGCCGAGCAGCTCGAGATGATGCAGAAGGTCCTGCCCGACGTTAAAAAGGTCGGCCTGCTCTACTGCACCGCCGAGTCCAACTCCGACGTCCAGATCAAGGCCGCCAAGAAGGAGCTCGACAAGCTGGGCCTCGAGTACACTGACTTCACCGTCTCGAGCTCCAACGAGATTCAGTCCGTCGTCGAGTCTGCCGTGGGCAAGGTCGACGCGCTGTACTCCCCCACCGACAACACCATCGCCGCGGGCGCCTCGCAGGTGGGCCAGATCTGCAAGGAGAACAAACTTCCCTTCGTGACTGGCGAGGAGGGTATGTGCATGGCCGGCGGCCTGTTCACCCTCTCCATCAACTATGAGGACCTGGGCTACGCCGCGGGCGAGATGGCCGTTAAGATCCTGAAGGGCAAGGCCAAGCCCGAAGACATGCCGATCAAGCACCTCTCGAGCAAGGACCTGGTCGTCGTCAAGAACGACGAAATGGCCGAGGCCCTGGGCATCGACCTTTCCGCCCTGGACGCGTAA